One Chitinophagales bacterium DNA window includes the following coding sequences:
- a CDS encoding hemerythrin domain-containing protein, protein MSNSLQSYLNSIGENSDHLQMVLDRYPLKIENRQEPFSKFLTRNQLTEDFVKNIAVVLESPESFEAENFKSASIPVVLDYLKSTHQYYQSYYFSKIDRSIDNLYQLYSEAEELLDLLKLFFMDYQRDIHLHIAEEEEKLFPYIYKLLCLPSVTFKKRHKKGFSIAQFKKQHNDENENALLQIINMIRQRYPAAGFSPLNILLLQIQLFEKDLRIHSKIEEEVLLPKAEKLEKLVLNNY, encoded by the coding sequence ATGAGCAATTCATTACAGTCTTATCTAAACTCAATAGGTGAAAATTCCGATCATCTTCAAATGGTATTGGATCGTTATCCATTGAAAATTGAAAACAGGCAAGAGCCATTTAGTAAATTTTTAACGCGAAACCAGCTGACTGAAGACTTTGTAAAAAATATTGCAGTAGTTCTTGAAAGCCCTGAAAGTTTCGAAGCTGAAAATTTTAAGTCCGCAAGCATACCGGTTGTTTTGGATTACTTAAAAAGCACACATCAATACTATCAGTCTTATTATTTTTCAAAAATAGACCGAAGTATCGATAATCTTTATCAGCTCTATTCAGAAGCTGAAGAATTGCTTGATTTGCTCAAGCTCTTTTTTATGGATTATCAAAGGGATATTCATTTGCACATAGCGGAAGAAGAAGAAAAACTTTTTCCTTATATCTATAAGCTGCTTTGTCTGCCAAGTGTTACCTTTAAAAAAAGACACAAAAAAGGTTTTAGCATAGCACAGTTTAAAAAGCAGCACAATGATGAAAATGAGAATGCGCTGCTTCAAATTATCAATATGATTCGCCAGCGATATCCGGCTGCCGGTTTTTCCCCCTTGAATATTTTATTGCTGCAAATTCAGCTCTTTGAAAAGGATCTGCGCATTCACAGTAAAATAGAAGAGGAAGTTTTGCTGCCCAAAGCAGAAAAATTGGAAAAATTAGTGCTAAATAATTATTAG
- the zupT gene encoding zinc transporter ZupT has protein sequence MIESENLWLAFGLTLFAGLSTGIGSTLAFFAQPTNKKFLSAVLGFSAGVMLYVSFIEVFPVAQEILQEELGTSKGTLYTVIGFFAGIFIIALIDRMIPYAENPHELKNTEEMLRPLPQGENKDIINKKYLARMGMFTALAIAIHNFPEGIVTFFSTLQDPALGISLAIAIAIHNIPEGIAISVPIYYATGSRSKAFLYSFLSGLAEPAGALAFYFFLMPFFNEVVFGMVFSAVGGVMVFISLDELLPAAQKYGAHHHSIYGLILGMLVMAVSLLIII, from the coding sequence ATGATAGAGAGTGAAAATCTTTGGCTTGCTTTTGGTCTTACACTATTTGCCGGATTATCAACGGGTATAGGTTCTACACTTGCTTTTTTTGCACAACCCACCAATAAAAAATTCCTTTCGGCTGTATTGGGTTTTTCTGCGGGAGTAATGCTCTATGTATCTTTTATAGAGGTTTTTCCGGTTGCACAGGAAATTTTGCAGGAAGAACTCGGAACTTCCAAAGGCACACTTTATACCGTTATTGGTTTTTTTGCGGGTATATTTATCATTGCCCTGATTGACCGCATGATTCCCTATGCAGAAAATCCACATGAGTTGAAAAACACTGAGGAAATGCTAAGGCCATTGCCACAAGGCGAGAATAAGGATATAATTAATAAAAAATATTTGGCCAGAATGGGCATGTTTACGGCATTGGCCATTGCCATTCACAACTTCCCGGAAGGAATAGTCACTTTTTTTTCTACTCTGCAGGATCCTGCTTTGGGTATTTCCCTGGCTATAGCCATTGCCATTCACAACATTCCCGAAGGCATTGCAATATCAGTTCCTATATATTATGCCACCGGCAGCAGAAGTAAAGCATTTCTTTACTCTTTCCTATCCGGATTGGCTGAACCGGCAGGAGCCCTGGCATTTTATTTTTTTCTGATGCCCTTTTTTAATGAAGTCGTTTTTGGAATGGTATTTTCCGCAGTTGGGGGAGTTATGGTATTTATTTCCTTAGATGAACTGTTACCGGCAGCACAAAAATACGGGGCGCATCACCATTCTATTTATGGGCTGATTCTCGGTATGCTTGTTATGGCCGTTAGCCTGCTAATAATTATTTAG
- a CDS encoding methyltransferase, which produces MSQKTIAPRKDISALDAKFEAQKLSFAPVAFQCARVLRDKGILKLISDAGKEGISAREIHEKSGVSLYGVKVLLDMAASLMLVDYIEEERYVLMKTGYFILNDKMSNVNMDFIHDVCYQGLFYLGEAIDKQKPSGLKVFGEWETIYDALSELPEKVRESWFAFDHFYSDNAFPKALEIVFSEKPAKLFDVGGNTGRWALECVKYDPDVEVTILDLPGQLRDAEKTAKENGFENRIKGYEINLLDENQKFPEGADAIWMSQFLDCFSEEQILSILNRAREAMDSGTKLYIMETYWDRQRFEAATYSLNATSLYFTAMANGNSRMYHSKDMIKQVHRAGLVVDQDTDEVGLGHTLFRCKLA; this is translated from the coding sequence ATGAGTCAAAAAACAATAGCTCCGCGCAAGGACATTTCTGCTCTTGACGCCAAATTCGAAGCGCAAAAACTTTCCTTTGCTCCAGTAGCATTTCAATGCGCTCGAGTGCTTCGAGATAAAGGGATACTCAAATTGATCTCAGATGCTGGCAAGGAAGGAATAAGTGCCCGAGAGATTCATGAAAAATCAGGTGTTTCTCTTTATGGAGTAAAAGTGCTGCTTGATATGGCAGCTAGCTTAATGTTAGTGGATTACATTGAAGAAGAGCGCTACGTGCTAATGAAAACCGGCTATTTTATCCTCAATGATAAAATGTCGAATGTCAACATGGACTTTATTCACGATGTCTGTTATCAGGGCTTGTTTTATCTGGGTGAAGCTATTGACAAACAGAAACCTTCCGGCCTGAAAGTTTTTGGAGAATGGGAAACAATCTATGACGCTCTTTCTGAACTTCCAGAAAAAGTCCGCGAAAGCTGGTTTGCTTTTGATCATTTTTATTCTGACAATGCTTTTCCTAAAGCCTTAGAAATTGTATTTTCTGAAAAACCTGCCAAACTATTTGATGTAGGTGGAAATACCGGACGCTGGGCCCTGGAATGTGTGAAATACGATCCCGATGTGGAAGTCACTATTCTCGATCTGCCCGGACAATTGCGAGATGCAGAAAAGACAGCTAAAGAAAACGGATTTGAAAACAGAATAAAAGGCTATGAAATTAACCTGCTGGATGAAAATCAAAAATTCCCTGAAGGAGCCGATGCCATTTGGATGAGCCAATTCCTGGATTGTTTTTCCGAGGAGCAGATACTTAGTATATTAAACCGGGCAAGAGAAGCTATGGATTCCGGTACAAAACTCTATATTATGGAAACTTACTGGGACCGTCAGCGTTTTGAAGCAGCAACTTATAGCCTGAATGCCACTTCATTGTATTTCACTGCAATGGCCAACGGAAATAGCAGAATGTACCATTCAAAAGACATGATCAAACAAGTGCATCGCGCAGGTTTGGTAGTAGATCAGGACACCGATGAAGTAGGACTTGGGCATACCTTATTTCGTTGTAAATTGGCCTGA